The Sphingomonas sanguinis nucleotide sequence GGCCTGGCCGGGCGCGGCATATAGCGCCACACCAGCCAGATGACCGCCAGCGCGATCAGCCATTTCATGCGGCGGCGTCTGCCTCTTTGGTAGCCATTTCGGCCCCCGCCTCGGGCAGTTGCAGCGCGGCCATCATTTCGCGCAGTTCCTGCCGCGCGGCGACATGGCCCAGCCCCATCGCGCCGAATTCCTTGGCGTCGATCATGGTCAGGCCGTTGGGGAACATCTCACGATAGATGACGCGCTCGCCCAGCCCCGGGATGACGCGGAAACCGACCCGGCGCGACAGGTCGACCAGTGCATCCGACACGCGGCGCATGTTGCGCGCCTCGATATGCTGAAGCCGGTTGCGCAGCACGACCCAGTCGATGGTGGTGCCGTCGGCACGCGCCCGCTGCTTGCGCGCGTCCCAGATCAGCTCCGAATAGAAGCTGGGGCGCGTCACCTGGAATGTCTCCGGGTCGACTTGTCCGATCAGGTCGAAGTCGACGAAGCTGTCGTTCATCGGCGTGACCAGCGTGTTGGACAGGGCCGCCGCCGTGCGCGCGAAGTGATCGTCGCGCCCCGGCGTGTCGACGATCAGGAAGTCGGCGTCCTGCGACAGGCCGAACCACAGCTCCTCGAACCCTTCCTCCGTCTGGCTGGTGTGAGTCGCATGGATGGGCATGGGCAGCTTGTGCCCGGTGCGCTTGATCGTCTCGGCCCGATTGTCGAGATAGCGGCCGACCGTCCGCTGGCGATGATCCAGATCGAGGCACGCGACGCGTGCACCCTTGGCGGCCAGCGCGATCGCCACATGAACCGCCGTCGTCGATTTGCCTGTGCCACCTTTTTCATTGGCAAAGACAATCACGTGCGTTGAAGATAGCCGTTCCGGCAACTCGTCGCTTCCTTATTGATCCCCGTTGCCACCCTACATAGAAGCCCTCGGCGTGGGGAACGAGGGGTAAAATCAGTGCAAGTCATTCGGGATCGCGAAGCCTTGGTCGAGGCGCTCGCCGCTCTGCGGGCCGAGGGCGCGCGCGTGGCGCTGGTGCCGACCATGGGCGCGCTCCACACCGGGCATATCGCGCTGATCGAGGCGGCGAAGCGGCCGGGCACCAAGGTCGTGGCGTCGATCTTCGTGAACCCCAAGCAGTTCGGCGCGGGCGAGGATCTTGGCCGCTATCCCCGGCGCGAGCAGTCCGACATCCGGATGCTGACCGAGGCGGGCTGCGACCTGCTGTGGATGCCGAGCGTCGAGGTGATGTACCCGGAGGGGCATGCGACCTCGATCCGCGTCGACGGCGTCAGCGAAGGGCTGGAGGGCGCATCGCGCCCTGGCCATTTCGACGGAGTCGCCACCGTCGTCGCCAAGCTGTTCAACCAGGTCGGCCCCGACGCCGCCTATTTCGGCGAGAAGGATTTCCAGCAGCTGGCGGTGATCCGCCGCATGGTCGCCGATCTCGACTTCCCCATCGACGTGGTCGGCGTGCCCACCCAGCGTGACGATGACGGCCTCGCCCTGTCGTCGCGCAACATCTATCTCGACGAGGAGCAGCGGGCCAAGGCGGTCGCCCTGCCGCGGGCGCTGGGCGTCGCGGCGCGCGCCATTGGGCGCGGTGAGGAAGTGGCGACCATTTTGGCCGATGCCCGCGCGACGCTGACCGCTGCCGGATTCGAGGTCGATTATGTCGAGCTGGTCGACGCGGTAACACTTTCACTCGATTGCAATGTCGGTCGCCCGTGCAGGCTGGTCGCCGCCGCACGTATGGGATCGACCAGACTGATCGATAATATCGCTGTCACCGACCCGTCATGAGTTAACCAATTTGTGACCGTTTTGGCCATAGACCTAGTGTCGGACGCAGAGGGGTCCGAACAGAGGGGCAGGATATGGCCAATAGCAGCAAGTCCGCACAGTTTCTGATGGAAAGCCGGTTCGCCGACCATGTGGCGACCGATGACGGTGCGACGATGTACGATCTGGGGGTCGCCTATTCGACCGGGTCCGCAGGCAAGCAGTTGGATTTGGTCGAGGCGCATAAGTGGTTCAACCTGGCGGCGGTCGCGGGTTTCCTGCCGGCGCAGATCGCGCGCGCCGAAGTGGCCAGCGACATGACCGCCCGCGAAATCGCCGAGGCGCAGCGTCAGGCCCGCGCTTTCCTCCACGGCAACATGCCACAGATGCGCGCGGCCTGAACCTGCCGACCGCCGCATGCTGATCCGCCCGAACGGGGCGGGCCGGGATCAGCTTACGGAATCGGTTCGACTCAGGCCTCGCTCGTCTTCGCCACAGCCTTCTTGGCAGGGGCTTTCTTGGCTGGAGCCTTTTTGGCCGGCGCTTTCTTTTCCGCCGTCGTCTTCTCCGCCGTCTTCTTGGCGGGTGCCTTCTTCGCTGCTGCCTTCTTCGCCGGTTTCTTGCGAGCCGGAGCGGCCGCCGCCCGCGCATCGATCAGTTGCGCGGCTTCCTCCAGCGTCAGCTGGTCCTTGTCGACCGTCTTGGGGATGGTCGCATTCGTCTCGCCATCGGTGACGTAAGGGCCGTAGCGCCCCTCCATCAGCTTGATCTCCGCCTCGGTGCGCGGATGCTTGCCCAGCACCTTGAGCGGTTCGCGCGAGGCCGTGTTGCGTGCACCGCGCCCGCCGCCTGCCGCCGCTTCGGCCAGCTTGACCACAGCGGCGTTCATGCCTGTCTCGAACACCTCGGCGGTCGAGGTCAGGCGTGCGTACTTGCCGCTATGCGCCAGATAGGGGCCATAGCGCCCGATCGAGGCGGTGATCGGCTCGCCCGTTTCCGGGTGGTTGCCGATGGTCCGCGGCAGGCTGAGCAGCTTCAATGCCCATTCCAGGTCGAGATCGACATCCTTGGGGATGGAAGCGCGCTTGGCGTCCTTGCCCTCGCCCAGTTGGATATAGGGGCCGAACCGCCCCGACTTGCGCTCGACGGGCAGCCCGGTTTCGGGATCC carries:
- the panC gene encoding pantoate--beta-alanine ligase; this translates as MQVIRDREALVEALAALRAEGARVALVPTMGALHTGHIALIEAAKRPGTKVVASIFVNPKQFGAGEDLGRYPRREQSDIRMLTEAGCDLLWMPSVEVMYPEGHATSIRVDGVSEGLEGASRPGHFDGVATVVAKLFNQVGPDAAYFGEKDFQQLAVIRRMVADLDFPIDVVGVPTQRDDDGLALSSRNIYLDEEQRAKAVALPRALGVAARAIGRGEEVATILADARATLTAAGFEVDYVELVDAVTLSLDCNVGRPCRLVAAARMGSTRLIDNIAVTDPS
- a CDS encoding division plane positioning ATPase MipZ, whose translation is MPERLSSTHVIVFANEKGGTGKSTTAVHVAIALAAKGARVACLDLDHRQRTVGRYLDNRAETIKRTGHKLPMPIHATHTSQTEEGFEELWFGLSQDADFLIVDTPGRDDHFARTAAALSNTLVTPMNDSFVDFDLIGQVDPETFQVTRPSFYSELIWDARKQRARADGTTIDWVVLRNRLQHIEARNMRRVSDALVDLSRRVGFRVIPGLGERVIYREMFPNGLTMIDAKEFGAMGLGHVAARQELREMMAALQLPEAGAEMATKEADAAA